In Pangasianodon hypophthalmus isolate fPanHyp1 chromosome 13, fPanHyp1.pri, whole genome shotgun sequence, the genomic window GTAGCAAAACTGAATGTCAGGGCAGATGGATCGGTCTGCTGATGCATACGCATAATCCTCTCCAAGCTCGAGCTGGAGGTCGTATTTTAAAACGTCCAGAGCTGTGGATGGCGAATGACCTGCTTCAAACAGCTTCTTTAACTTTTGTATGGCTTCTGGTCCAACGTCTTTGTACCTCAATGCATCCGGTACGTGCAAGTTATGATTGTGCTCATTGGTGATGTGTACGAGTGTCGGGAAAGCTGGCATGTGAGGATCTGTGCTCCTGAACAGACAtgacataaaaaattaattcttCATAGTGTACAGCAGCAACAGTGTGATTTGGGGGTTTAACACTGGAATACGTACCGACACTGCCTTCCATTGCTGCCCTGTGGGCGATGGAGAGTTATGCTCATCTTTGCAGGGCAGTTTGTGTTTTTGGTCCTTCTCCCAGATGGTTCCATGGTGTTCCTTGGTTTTGTGTTGTGGTGGCATCTATAGTCCACCTGGGTAACACATATGTAATATCAATAGTAAGATATCGTTACATCTCAGAgacgttaaaaaaaatccctgtgaCTATTACAAGGTCATCTTTAACAAATGGGCCGTCCCAATCATCTTTTCTAATCAGAACACATTACATTACCTACTGTGGAAATTCCACATTATTCTGAACAGTCTGCAGATACAACACGCACTTACCACATATGCTCCTAGCTAAAGCTGGgcaatatggccaaaaatgtTACCACGATAAACTTTTCTATATCGATCGATCTCGCTAATTACCACAAAACAGTATTTCATAACACTGACACAGTTTTTAAAGAATAGCCTTCTAAATAATGCAGACTGAATAAACCaaatgtttattactgtttaaaatgatattttaaaaactatttaaaatattacttttatgccattttcctgcttctatGGATTTATTTTAGAACTATTTCACCGACATCTAGACTCACAGAAGAACAATGATTTGACACTGTATAGATTACTGAATAGAAGAAGGATAGATTGaccctgttttgtttttaagtaaaaCACTTACAATATACTGGACAGACtgagaattatttattttgacttttttttttttaaattaatatatttctgacttaaaaaataaatacataaaaaatctTAACCTTTAGTCTTAAACTTCTGTGAATGGATGGAATATTATCACCATGATTACGTTACTTTCCACTGAACTGATCAGGCCCAGTTATGTAGCCTAATATAAGACTTGGCCTGATGACTTTTAGCAAACCCGGGTActggtttacacaatataatattacatacaatataatataatgttagctagcttgataGTGTCCCTAAAAGCCTAATTATGTTATGGCTAATTTTTTCTAGCAGTaaatcatatttacatttgGGACCATATTCCTTCTCACATTTAGACTTACTTCAACACTCTCATGGTTGAACCTGCGTTGGAAGAACTTTAAGAACCATGCGACTGAGTCTCATAACTAGGAGAACGACAATGTGCAATCACAGGCACAGTGTGTCTGTCATTCTCTCCCCCATAATACTGATTCTGAGAGAAATTCTGAGCTTCTTTGCTCATTTGTGTGAAACTACTTTTAGTGTATTCACTATTATGTTAATCTTGTTACTGTGAAGACTCAGCGTATGCATGGAACGATGTGTATGAAAATACAGGACaaattaattatgtatttttcaatatttcaatatgctGCTGGCAAAATGGCCAGCAACATATTCTGCATTTTGGGCTTAAATGCACTTCTGGCCTTTCTCTGGAACAACGTCATCAAGGGCAGATGACCCACCTTAGTCTTCACTATGGCTCTCAGGCCTCTCACTACTAGCCATCTTTCCGTAGCTTGCTACTGTTGTTGTTTAGAAGTGATTCCCTTAAGTGGGTGTGAAGTCAGCATGcagtctgattggctgttgCGCTGGCTTCATGCCAACCCTACATGCTGCGTAATCAGCTTGCACCACTTGGCTATTTCAGGCAGTTAGACAGCAAAATAGAAACTATAgtttattgaaattgaatacccTCAGCTTATCATTGCTATCATGGAAAACCTTATTGCAATACAAATCAAGAGGGTTTTATGGCCCAGCAATCCACCTAGCATTACAACGAAGGGCAAACACACCTTAAAAATAACTCTTTGTCCCTTAGGTGGTCTGGTTCGATCAATCCTCCAGGTGATGGTCGAGTCTTTCACCCACTGTTGTACTTCTTCAACGGTAGAGATAGTCATTCTTAGAGTGGCAGAAAAATCTATATGGTCCTGAGTCTGCCTTATGGTCTTGTAGTCACAGATGTGATATTCATGATTACATGGAAGCCAGTCCTAATGAAGACAACCATCATTAGTTACATAACTCCAACATTCCAGCTCTTGATCAGTCAAGCTGTCAGTCTGtactactacaacaacaactCATTTTCTAAAAGCAAGACTTACTTTTAATGCCGCGTACAATGAGAGGTTAATCTCTGGACTGACGCAGTGAAAACGCTCCTTATTTGACATTCGAGGTTTAAGTTTGCCCGAGGCAGGGTTTTGGCGTTCCAGCCTGTGAAGGATACACACAAGATTTCAACCACACAACTACAAACACCACTGTATACTACCATCAGTCAAACATTTACAGCTTTCCATCACTCTGACTGTAAAAGTAATTACgcttgtggaaaaaaatgtgagctATAATATGCAAATTGTATTGCTTTTCAGATGTGACATGCAGGAaacatgccacactgaaaagccaAACCTTCACTGCATTATTCTAACATTACTTTTAGTTTTAGTAGTAATTTTGAAAAGCACAATGATTAAGGGTTCAAACAATGTAGTAAAATGAAGAAACAATTAACAGGCTTTCATTGATATGAACAGCAAAGCATCCTGGGAACTGACGCTTTCAGGCTCTTCGATTAGAAATCACACCCATGAGTACGGCTTAGGGCTGTGAGTGGACAGTGATTGCGTTTCAGTGTTGCAGGATTCCAACACATTGATGAAAGTGATTTGCAATGAAACACAAGGTCAGCATTTGATTCTTCATAAACAAaacttaatttattattattattattattacagagtGTGACATAAGGAGAACacgaaggttttgcttttcagtgtagcATGCTCTTTGCATGTAAATAATGAAAAGCAATGCAGTTTGTGTCCTGAATTTCATGCTTTAGTCTTGCACAATGTGTCCTCCACAGTGTTGGGGGATGGAGTAGATCATGAAGACATCTCTGGCTGTATATTTGGAAATTGGCCAGAGTACACATGTCATCTTGGCATATCTTTGGTGTATGGGGAAAAGTGTATGGCGTTCACAGAGCTGTGTGCTGTGTAAAGCATTTCAAACACAGCCTGTGTTCACACCACCTTCTGTTTCCACACAGATACAGGTTGTTGCTTTCAAGAGGCAAAGGGGGGCTTTACGGTAATGAAAGGTCTAGCCAGGTGGCCACTGGAATCATGCTGGTCCTCGGGTTTGTGTACTTTCGGTACTGTGGCGATGGCGGCCATGAAGCCGACAACACAAACTGCGCAGATTGCATCATAACACTGTCTCGGAAAACTCATTCAAAGTTTCCCCCCCTCTCCACGCCATAAAGTCTACCAAAGCTACAAGAGGGAACACGGAAAGCCATGTGAAACATAATTAATAGCGTTAACTATCCATAAAGTCACATGAAGAGGAACTGATTCAGAACCGAAACGAGGCTCCAAACCCAGCTAACTGAGCTAGCTTGCTAACCTGGTGACGTTATAAATCCTACTTTAAGAAATGATTCATAAATATATTCGTATGCACCGAGTCCTGATAAATATATCAGACAGAATTATAACATAGAAGCACTTAATATTAagaaattaatgaattatttggGAGC contains:
- the LOC113528600 gene encoding uncharacterized protein LOC113528600 yields the protein MVLERQNPASGKLKPRMSNKERFHCVSPEINLSLYAALKDWLPCNHEYHICDYKTIRQTQDHIDFSATLRMTISTVEEVQQWVKDSTITWRIDRTRPPKGQRVIFKVDYRCHHNTKPRNTMEPSGRRTKNTNCPAKMSITLHRPQGSNGRQCRSTDPHMPAFPTLVHITNEHNHNLHVPDALRYKDVGPEAIQKLKKLFEAGHSPSTALDVLKYDLQLELGEDYAYASADRSICPDIQFCYRLYHQVSKSLREASPSSSILPTQDTTTTWVAADPTGQTCIMEHEIVTTEVSEEDNPTDKLKSCLSDLCDIIEKQPSVWSATQDFIKGIERVQHNPVKLASAMHAFGRYSCLLMKKRAKTMRRGSQCAGLAITAQPTAVTRRKPKLGGRRRLTVGRQSKTTSGPDHEYSQPEKRQRCSGPHGFSHGMAKTK